Proteins from a genomic interval of Cupriavidus sp. WKF15:
- a CDS encoding SRPBCC family protein, translating to MTSSTSSTDRIERSILIKAPVARIWHALADAETFGSWFGVKFDSGVVFAPGTRALGHVTYPGYEHVPFDIQIEQMEPQRLLSWRWHPAAVEPGRDYSNEPTTLVVFELKPAENGTRLTVVESGFDQIPPQRRLEAFRMNSGGWDEQMRNIASHVDNAA from the coding sequence ATGACATCCTCCACGTCCTCCACGGACCGAATCGAACGCAGCATTCTGATCAAGGCACCTGTCGCCCGCATCTGGCATGCGCTTGCCGACGCCGAAACCTTTGGTAGCTGGTTTGGCGTGAAGTTTGACAGCGGCGTCGTCTTCGCACCCGGCACGCGCGCGCTGGGCCATGTGACCTACCCCGGATACGAGCACGTCCCCTTCGACATCCAGATCGAGCAGATGGAACCGCAGCGGCTGCTGTCATGGCGCTGGCATCCCGCGGCCGTCGAACCCGGCCGTGACTACTCGAACGAGCCCACCACGCTCGTGGTATTCGAACTGAAGCCTGCGGAGAACGGCACACGGCTGACTGTCGTCGAATCCGGTTTCGACCAGATCCCGCCACAACGGCGCCTGGAAGCGTTCCGCATGAACAGCGGCGGCTGGGACGAGCAGATGCGCAACATTGCCAGCCATGTCGACAACGCCGCTTGA
- a CDS encoding ShlB/FhaC/HecB family hemolysin secretion/activation protein: MAGFEEDIVYGGRTTQIEAGLGYVPFRNASGKTSLYGKFFRKTAHTTINGQDIPVQSRDFVGVEVGAAHRQYFGANVVDLGVGWRTSLPSHSKAPGFVLGEPSWDGKSEILLANAGLMVPFQVSGQRLRYQGNVRAQYARTRILLSDYFVIGNRYSVRGFDEQLTLAAENGVTLRNDLAWQLGNSGQEAFVGFDMGHVSGPSAAFLAGRTLMGAVIGARGRWAASRYAALTCEVTLGWPVKKPDLFRTPSPNIAAQIGLEF; encoded by the coding sequence GTGGCGGGCTTCGAGGAAGACATCGTCTACGGCGGGCGCACCACGCAGATCGAGGCGGGCCTGGGCTACGTGCCCTTTCGCAATGCCTCGGGCAAGACCAGCCTATACGGCAAGTTCTTCCGCAAGACCGCGCACACCACCATCAATGGCCAGGACATCCCCGTGCAATCCCGGGACTTTGTCGGCGTCGAAGTCGGCGCCGCGCACCGCCAATACTTCGGTGCGAATGTGGTCGATCTCGGCGTCGGCTGGCGTACTTCGCTGCCGAGCCACTCCAAGGCGCCGGGCTTCGTCCTGGGGGAACCAAGCTGGGACGGCAAGTCCGAGATCCTGCTGGCCAATGCCGGCCTGATGGTGCCATTCCAGGTCTCCGGCCAACGCCTGCGCTACCAAGGCAACGTGCGCGCGCAGTACGCCCGCACCCGCATCCTTCTGTCCGACTATTTCGTGATCGGCAACCGTTACTCGGTGCGAGGCTTCGATGAGCAGCTCACGCTCGCCGCCGAGAACGGCGTAACCCTGCGCAATGACCTAGCGTGGCAGCTCGGCAACTCCGGGCAGGAGGCCTTCGTCGGCTTCGACATGGGCCACGTCAGCGGACCGTCCGCCGCATTCCTGGCGGGCCGGACGCTGATGGGCGCGGTGATAGGGGCACGGGGCCGCTGGGCTGCCAGCCGCTACGCCGCGCTGACCTGCGAGGTCACGCTGGGCTGGCCGGTCAAGAAGCCCGATCTCTTCCGCACGCCCTCACCCAACATCGCCGCCCAGATCGGCCTCGAATTCTGA
- a CDS encoding DUF4810 domain-containing protein, with protein sequence MMNTVTLRSAAFLSAAGSLLLAGCAGPQPMYQWEGYQVQVYEYFKGESKEAQITALEAGLQKIQAKGGAVPPGYHAQLGMLYLNTGKGDQMVKEFQTEKTLFPEATPYMDFLLRNVKTDTRTDTKVSTAVEPKANTTAGSSK encoded by the coding sequence ATGATGAACACGGTCACGCTGCGCAGCGCAGCGTTCTTGTCGGCAGCAGGCAGTCTCCTGCTTGCCGGCTGCGCGGGCCCACAGCCTATGTATCAATGGGAAGGCTATCAGGTCCAGGTCTACGAATACTTCAAGGGCGAGTCGAAGGAGGCGCAGATCACCGCGCTCGAAGCGGGTCTGCAGAAGATCCAGGCAAAGGGTGGTGCGGTGCCGCCGGGCTACCATGCCCAGCTCGGCATGCTCTACCTGAACACCGGCAAGGGCGATCAGATGGTCAAGGAGTTCCAGACCGAGAAGACGCTCTTCCCCGAAGCCACGCCCTACATGGACTTCCTGCTGAGGAACGTCAAGACGGACACCCGGACCGATACGAAGGTCAGTACCGCCGTCGAGCCCAAGGCCAACACCACAGCAGGGAGCAGCAAATGA
- a CDS encoding TonB-dependent receptor, giving the protein MTTGGKQNLAMRHRMARHTAASAICVLAGMAASGKALASEPDVALPDVVVSASRSEQRRFDAPAAVDSVPVDPLRAASPLVNLSEVLAGVPGVAIRDRQNYSQDLQLSVRGFGTRSTFGVRGVRMYVDGIPATMPDGQGQTATADLANASRVEVLRGPFAQMYGNASGGVVQVFTPDPPKDGFTGRASTGFGSDGQWQAGVALGGGNDKLGGTLDAWTYQTDGYRDHSAARRYQLNAKVVAQPTDATRVTGQFNYFNQPLAQDPLGLTRAQADANPRQAVPAATQFDTGKTVEQTQAGVVVDHKLTEADSLQGRLYAGTRQLNQRLGMSGIAASSSGGIVDLDRTYGGAALSWTRRTTAGGLPLQWTAGVEANGMRDGRTGFVNNNGTQGALRRDETDKASDVGAFAQFDWTFHPSWELVGGVRASRVKLSIDDHFITAASPDDSGSTTYNNVSPVLGMVWHALDTLNVYANLGKGFESPTLTEVAYGPGGVGSNLGLQASTSHQGEIGVKWQQQRQRLEAALFGADSHDEVVPLSNNAGRTVYQNVNGVHRRGLELAWRGGFGAQVGSSADGTAGSRFEAGLAYTYLSAYFGESFLNAQGQTVRAGNRLPGTARHSLNLDVAWRPLPPLVLGAEMHVDSLIYADDLNTQAAPGYATFNLRAGYEFRIGKTKLFAFGRVDNITDRKYIGSVIVNEANGRYFEPAPGRRFFVGLRAAM; this is encoded by the coding sequence ATGACAACAGGCGGCAAGCAGAACCTGGCAATGCGGCACCGCATGGCGCGGCATACAGCGGCGTCTGCGATCTGCGTACTGGCCGGCATGGCAGCCAGCGGCAAGGCGTTGGCCAGCGAGCCGGATGTGGCGCTGCCGGATGTCGTGGTCAGCGCATCGCGCAGCGAGCAGCGCCGGTTCGACGCCCCTGCCGCGGTGGACAGCGTCCCGGTCGATCCGCTGCGCGCGGCCTCGCCGCTCGTGAACCTGTCGGAAGTGCTGGCCGGCGTGCCCGGCGTGGCGATACGCGACCGCCAGAATTATTCGCAAGACCTGCAGCTCTCCGTGCGCGGCTTCGGCACGCGCTCGACCTTCGGCGTGCGCGGCGTGCGGATGTATGTTGATGGTATTCCGGCGACCATGCCCGACGGGCAGGGCCAGACCGCCACCGCCGACCTTGCCAACGCCAGCCGCGTGGAGGTGCTGCGCGGCCCGTTCGCGCAGATGTATGGCAATGCCTCGGGCGGCGTGGTGCAGGTATTCACGCCCGATCCGCCCAAGGACGGCTTCACCGGCCGCGCTTCGACCGGATTCGGCTCCGATGGCCAGTGGCAGGCCGGCGTGGCGCTTGGTGGCGGCAACGACAAACTGGGCGGCACGCTGGACGCCTGGACTTACCAGACCGACGGCTACCGCGACCACAGTGCCGCGCGCCGCTATCAGCTCAATGCCAAGGTCGTGGCCCAGCCGACCGACGCGACGCGCGTGACCGGCCAGTTCAATTACTTCAACCAGCCGCTGGCGCAAGACCCGCTGGGCCTGACGCGCGCACAGGCCGATGCCAATCCGCGCCAGGCAGTGCCGGCCGCCACGCAGTTCGACACCGGCAAGACCGTCGAACAGACCCAGGCCGGCGTGGTCGTGGATCACAAGCTGACAGAGGCGGACAGCCTGCAGGGCCGGCTCTATGCCGGCACGCGCCAGCTCAACCAGCGGCTCGGCATGAGCGGTATTGCCGCGAGTTCATCCGGCGGCATCGTCGACCTTGACCGCACCTATGGCGGCGCGGCGCTGTCATGGACCCGGCGTACCACCGCCGGCGGCCTGCCTTTGCAATGGACCGCCGGTGTCGAGGCCAACGGCATGCGCGACGGCCGCACTGGATTCGTCAACAACAACGGCACCCAGGGCGCGCTGCGCCGCGACGAAACCGACAAGGCCAGCGACGTCGGCGCGTTCGCGCAGTTCGACTGGACCTTCCATCCGTCCTGGGAACTCGTGGGCGGCGTGCGTGCCAGCCGCGTGAAGCTGAGCATCGACGATCATTTCATTACCGCCGCGAGCCCGGACGACAGCGGCTCCACCACCTACAACAACGTCAGCCCGGTGCTGGGCATGGTCTGGCATGCGCTCGATACGCTGAACGTCTACGCCAATCTCGGCAAGGGCTTCGAGTCGCCGACGCTAACCGAGGTGGCCTACGGCCCGGGCGGCGTCGGCAGCAACCTCGGCCTGCAGGCGTCCACCAGCCACCAGGGCGAGATCGGCGTCAAGTGGCAGCAGCAGCGCCAGCGGCTGGAAGCGGCGTTGTTCGGCGCCGACAGCCACGACGAAGTCGTGCCCTTGTCCAACAACGCCGGCCGCACCGTCTACCAGAACGTCAATGGCGTACACCGCCGCGGCCTGGAGCTGGCCTGGCGCGGCGGCTTTGGCGCGCAGGTGGGTTCATCGGCCGACGGCACCGCGGGCAGCCGGTTCGAGGCCGGCCTGGCCTACACCTACCTGTCCGCCTACTTCGGCGAATCGTTTCTCAATGCGCAGGGACAGACCGTCAGGGCCGGCAACCGTCTGCCCGGCACGGCGCGCCACAGCCTGAACCTGGATGTCGCATGGAGGCCGCTGCCGCCGCTCGTGCTTGGCGCGGAAATGCACGTGGACAGCCTGATCTATGCGGATGACCTGAACACCCAGGCCGCGCCCGGCTATGCCACCTTCAACCTGCGCGCGGGCTACGAATTCCGAATCGGCAAGACGAAGCTGTTCGCGTTCGGCCGCGTCGACAACATCACGGACCGCAAGTACATCGGCTCGGTGATCGTCAACGAAGCCAACGGCCGCTATTTCGAGCCGGCGCCGGGGCGGCGCTTCTTCGTCGGCCTGCGCGCGGCGATGTAA
- the mdtD gene encoding multidrug transporter subunit MdtD produces MTTPMPDDRTRRIMLWVVAVGFFMQTLDSTIVNTALPSMARSLGESPLRMQSVVIAYSLTMAVIIPASGWLADRFGTRTIFQTAIALFVLGSLLCAYAGTLPFLVAARVVQGVGGAMLLPVGRLSVLRTFPRDQYLQALSFVAIPGMIGPLIGPTLGGWLTQALSWHWIFLINVPVGILGALATIRYMPNARQVGIGRFDVAGYVLLAVAMLALSFSLDGLAELGFQHATVLMLLIASMAALTAYVLHAGRRRQPLFTLRLFRIHSFSVGLLGNLFARIGNGSMPFLIPLTLQVSLGYSPFNAGLMMLPVTAAGMASKRLATHLIEQHGYRRVLVANTFAVGVVMAAFALITPQRPLWMVIPLLALFGMVNSIQFTAMNTVTLKDLSGTSASGGNSMLSMVQMLSMSLAVTSAGALLATFEQGFGKGPSGVLPAFHATFVCMGLITCASAWIFMQLSPHEARAVAHRTERAEG; encoded by the coding sequence ATGACCACGCCCATGCCTGACGACCGCACCCGCCGCATCATGCTGTGGGTGGTGGCGGTCGGCTTTTTCATGCAGACGCTGGATTCCACCATCGTCAACACCGCGCTGCCGTCCATGGCGCGCAGCCTGGGGGAAAGCCCGCTGCGCATGCAGTCGGTCGTGATCGCCTATTCGCTCACGATGGCCGTGATCATCCCCGCGTCGGGCTGGCTGGCGGACCGCTTTGGCACGCGCACCATTTTCCAGACCGCCATCGCGTTGTTCGTGCTCGGCTCGCTGCTGTGCGCGTATGCCGGCACGCTGCCGTTCCTGGTAGCGGCGCGCGTGGTGCAGGGCGTTGGCGGCGCCATGCTGCTGCCGGTGGGCCGGCTCTCGGTCCTGCGCACGTTTCCGCGCGACCAGTACCTGCAGGCGCTCAGCTTTGTCGCCATCCCGGGCATGATCGGTCCGCTGATCGGCCCGACGCTGGGCGGCTGGCTCACGCAGGCGTTGTCCTGGCACTGGATCTTCCTGATCAACGTCCCCGTCGGCATCCTCGGCGCGCTGGCGACGATCCGCTACATGCCGAACGCGCGCCAGGTCGGCATCGGCCGCTTCGACGTCGCCGGCTATGTGCTGCTTGCCGTCGCGATGCTGGCGTTGTCGTTTTCGCTGGACGGGCTGGCCGAACTGGGCTTCCAGCACGCGACCGTGCTGATGCTGCTGATCGCCAGCATGGCCGCGCTGACGGCCTACGTGCTGCACGCCGGGCGCCGGCGCCAGCCGCTCTTCACGCTGCGGCTGTTCCGCATCCACAGCTTCAGCGTGGGTTTGCTCGGCAACCTGTTCGCGCGCATCGGCAATGGCTCGATGCCGTTCCTGATCCCGCTGACCTTGCAGGTGAGCCTGGGCTACTCGCCGTTCAACGCCGGCCTGATGATGCTGCCCGTCACCGCTGCTGGCATGGCGTCCAAGCGCCTGGCCACCCATCTGATCGAGCAGCACGGCTACCGCCGCGTGCTGGTGGCCAACACGTTTGCGGTTGGCGTCGTGATGGCCGCGTTCGCGCTGATCACGCCGCAGCGGCCGCTGTGGATGGTCATCCCGCTGCTGGCGCTGTTCGGCATGGTCAACTCGATCCAGTTCACGGCGATGAACACCGTCACGCTAAAAGACCTGAGCGGCACCAGTGCCAGCGGCGGCAACAGCATGCTGTCGATGGTGCAGATGCTGTCGATGAGCCTGGCCGTCACATCGGCGGGGGCGCTGCTGGCGACGTTCGAGCAGGGATTTGGCAAAGGGCCGTCGGGGGTACTGCCGGCGTTTCATGCCACCTTTGTCTGCATGGGGCTGATCACGTGTGCGTCGGCGTGGATCTTCATGCAGTTGTCGCCGCACGAGGCGCGGGCGGTGGCGCATCGGACGGAGCGGGCGGAGGGGTAG
- a CDS encoding transglycosylase domain-containing protein translates to MRLDKIKSLLVPPLAQAWARLQPVQRLKSLPSLRRPTRRQALLGVAALPAAFLLYVLVLIPFTPGISDIRKARFERPAQVLSSDGKELAVFKWANREWVKLSEISPSVVDALIATEDHRFYQHHGLDWRRTASAALHTFSGDRQGGSTITQQLARNLYPDEIGRAPTMTRKLKEAITAFKIEALYTKDQILETYLNTVPFLYNAYGIEMAARTYFDKSARSLDVLQSATLIGMLKGNSYYNPVLNPERALERRNTVLAQMVKRGRLDAVRFEQLKKRPLRIDFERQTEPPGPAPHFAQQLRKWLIGWADRNGYDIYADGLVVHTTIDARLQALATQAVTAQGNRLQSIANAAWAPRAGWAASKDLVQAFVRETPEYRTAVAAGAPPEDALRHLLADASFMHALRQQKTRIQAGFIAIDPRSGQIRAWVGSRDYTQDAFDHVQSARRQPGSTFKPFVYGAAFEQGKTPDDTLVDQPVEIQLAGGEVWRPTDEGRPSGRAMTLRDGLVYSRNTITAQLMQEVGPARVARLARAMGVRDSKLDTVPSLALGTSPVTLKEMVASYATIANAGEYIAPTMVTRIEDRDGKILQEFQPARAERALPAATTQTLLDVMRDVIDRGTGASIRSRFGIRADVAGKTGTTQDNADGWFILMHPELVAGAWVGFNDSRVTLRSDYWGQGAHSALPIIGDFYQRSLRTRIIDGRARFAEEQESSIFSALATQVRGWFTRLFGGTASPDTRPAPRRPALPPPEADVTPQPPAQAAAAMEASDAAAGMALDRGEVVVAAPEQAPPESPDPATVTAPAPSAAPAQPPAAPPAAAPAAPAPPATPG, encoded by the coding sequence ATGAGGCTGGACAAGATCAAGTCCCTGCTCGTCCCGCCGCTTGCCCAGGCCTGGGCTCGATTGCAACCGGTGCAGCGCCTCAAGTCCCTGCCATCGCTGCGGCGCCCCACCCGCCGGCAGGCGCTGCTTGGCGTGGCCGCCTTGCCGGCGGCGTTCCTGCTCTATGTACTGGTGCTGATCCCGTTCACGCCGGGCATCAGCGATATCCGCAAGGCCAGGTTCGAACGTCCCGCGCAGGTGCTGTCTTCGGACGGCAAGGAACTGGCCGTCTTCAAGTGGGCCAACCGCGAGTGGGTGAAGCTGTCGGAGATCTCGCCCTCGGTGGTCGACGCCCTGATCGCCACCGAAGACCACCGCTTCTACCAGCACCATGGGCTGGACTGGCGGCGTACCGCCTCGGCGGCGCTGCACACCTTCTCCGGCGACCGCCAGGGCGGTTCCACCATCACGCAGCAGCTCGCGCGCAACCTGTACCCGGACGAGATCGGCCGCGCGCCGACCATGACGCGCAAGCTCAAGGAAGCGATCACTGCATTCAAGATCGAGGCCCTGTACACCAAGGACCAGATCCTCGAGACCTACCTGAACACCGTGCCGTTCCTGTACAACGCGTACGGCATCGAGATGGCCGCGCGCACGTACTTCGACAAGTCGGCCCGCTCGCTCGACGTGTTGCAGAGCGCCACGCTGATCGGCATGCTCAAGGGCAACAGCTACTACAACCCGGTGCTGAACCCCGAGCGCGCGCTCGAGCGGCGCAACACGGTGCTGGCGCAGATGGTCAAGCGCGGCCGGCTCGACGCCGTACGCTTCGAGCAGTTGAAGAAGCGGCCGCTGCGCATCGACTTCGAACGTCAGACCGAGCCGCCGGGCCCGGCGCCGCACTTTGCCCAGCAGCTGCGCAAGTGGCTGATCGGCTGGGCCGACCGCAACGGCTATGACATCTATGCCGATGGCCTGGTCGTGCACACCACCATCGACGCACGCCTGCAGGCGCTGGCCACGCAGGCCGTCACCGCGCAGGGCAACCGGCTGCAGTCGATCGCCAATGCCGCCTGGGCGCCGCGCGCCGGCTGGGCCGCCAGCAAGGATCTGGTCCAGGCCTTCGTGCGCGAAACGCCCGAGTACCGCACCGCCGTGGCCGCCGGCGCGCCGCCCGAAGACGCGCTCAGGCACCTGCTTGCCGATGCGTCGTTCATGCATGCGCTGCGCCAGCAGAAGACGCGCATCCAGGCCGGCTTCATCGCCATCGATCCGCGCAGCGGGCAGATCCGCGCCTGGGTCGGCAGCCGCGACTACACGCAGGACGCGTTCGACCACGTGCAGAGCGCGCGCCGCCAGCCGGGCTCCACGTTCAAGCCCTTTGTCTATGGCGCCGCTTTCGAGCAGGGCAAGACGCCCGACGACACGCTGGTGGACCAGCCAGTCGAGATCCAGCTCGCCGGCGGCGAAGTCTGGCGCCCGACCGACGAAGGCCGCCCGAGCGGCCGCGCCATGACGCTGCGCGACGGCCTGGTCTATTCGCGCAACACCATCACGGCCCAGCTCATGCAGGAAGTCGGCCCTGCGCGCGTGGCCAGGCTAGCGCGCGCGATGGGTGTGCGCGACAGCAAGCTCGACACGGTGCCGTCACTGGCGCTGGGCACGAGCCCGGTCACCCTCAAGGAAATGGTGGCGTCCTACGCCACCATCGCCAACGCGGGCGAATACATCGCGCCCACCATGGTGACGCGCATCGAAGACCGCGACGGCAAGATCCTGCAGGAATTCCAGCCGGCGCGGGCAGAGCGCGCCCTGCCCGCGGCCACCACGCAGACCCTGCTCGACGTGATGCGCGACGTGATCGACCGCGGCACCGGGGCCAGCATCCGCTCGCGCTTCGGCATCCGCGCCGACGTAGCCGGCAAGACCGGCACCACGCAAGACAATGCCGACGGCTGGTTCATCCTGATGCACCCCGAACTGGTGGCCGGCGCATGGGTCGGCTTCAACGACAGCCGCGTCACGCTGCGCAGCGACTACTGGGGACAGGGCGCCCATAGCGCCCTGCCGATCATCGGGGACTTCTATCAGCGCTCGCTGCGCACGCGCATCATCGATGGCCGCGCGCGCTTCGCCGAGGAGCAGGAGTCCAGCATCTTCAGTGCACTGGCCACGCAGGTGCGCGGATGGTTCACGCGCCTGTTCGGCGGGACAGCGTCGCCCGACACACGCCCCGCGCCGCGCCGCCCGGCGCTGCCGCCGCCGGAAGCGGACGTCACGCCGCAGCCACCGGCGCAAGCGGCCGCGGCCATGGAAGCCTCGGACGCCGCGGCCGGCATGGCGCTCGATCGCGGCGAAGTCGTCGTCGCCGCACCGGAACAGGCGCCCCCGGAGTCGCCCGACCCAGCGACCGTCACGGCACCCGCACCTTCCGCCGCGCCGGCCCAGCCCCCTGCGGCACCGCCGGCAGCGGCACCGGCCGCTCCTGCCCCTCCCGCCACCCCCGGCTGA
- a CDS encoding metalloregulator ArsR/SmtB family transcription factor codes for MSTTPLEALPDLRVRASIFAALGDETRLRLVVALGGGGAMSIAQLTAGSAMTRQAVTKHLLVLAEAGLVHDVKVGRERLWQVEPAQVELARRSLEVIAKQWDHALLELKTAVEVPSAA; via the coding sequence ATGTCGACAACGCCGCTTGAGGCCCTGCCCGACTTGCGGGTGCGCGCCTCGATCTTTGCCGCGCTCGGCGATGAAACCCGCCTGAGGCTGGTCGTGGCGCTGGGCGGGGGCGGGGCGATGTCCATTGCCCAGCTCACCGCGGGCAGTGCCATGACTCGGCAGGCGGTCACCAAACACTTGCTCGTACTGGCCGAAGCCGGCCTGGTGCATGACGTCAAGGTGGGACGCGAACGGCTCTGGCAAGTCGAGCCTGCGCAAGTTGAGCTGGCGCGCCGCTCGCTCGAAGTCATCGCGAAGCAGTGGGACCATGCCCTGCTGGAACTGAAGACCGCGGTCGAAGTGCCATCAGCGGCGTGA
- a CDS encoding porin — protein sequence MKIRLACLAALSVLPVTAHAQASTTPYSILDAGMEHVASVPATGAGGRYVMREYSTDLPAARWGLRDGKEPGTGLKTYVAMESGTYADLGNTTQANRASVGAAYALGPARAVAGYRWSYDSFSTVALRSNLYWLGVQYQVTPAIQLGGAAYYNDAAGNSGDPYSFMLTGSYAWSKRTDVYTVLGFARSRNGPAMGLTGFGPSLNPYATALSGPTEQVGARENQIGAVIGLRHRF from the coding sequence ATGAAGATCCGCCTAGCCTGCCTGGCCGCACTATCGGTGCTGCCTGTCACCGCCCATGCGCAAGCCAGCACCACGCCGTACAGCATCCTCGATGCCGGTATGGAGCACGTAGCCAGCGTGCCCGCCACCGGCGCGGGCGGCCGCTACGTCATGCGCGAATATTCGACAGACCTCCCGGCCGCGCGCTGGGGCTTGCGCGATGGAAAAGAACCTGGCACCGGCCTGAAGACCTACGTCGCGATGGAAAGCGGCACCTATGCCGACTTAGGCAACACGACTCAGGCCAACCGCGCCAGCGTCGGCGCAGCCTATGCACTGGGCCCGGCCCGGGCCGTCGCCGGCTACCGCTGGTCGTATGACAGCTTCAGCACCGTTGCGCTGCGCAGCAACCTGTACTGGCTTGGCGTGCAATACCAGGTCACGCCGGCGATCCAGCTGGGCGGCGCGGCCTACTACAACGATGCCGCCGGCAATTCGGGCGATCCGTACAGTTTCATGCTGACCGGGTCCTATGCCTGGTCCAAGCGCACCGATGTCTATACCGTGCTTGGCTTCGCCCGCAGCCGCAACGGCCCGGCCATGGGACTGACGGGCTTCGGCCCGTCACTGAATCCGTATGCGACGGCGCTGTCGGGGCCAACCGAGCAAGTCGGCGCCAGGGAGAACCAGATTGGCGCGGTGATCGGGCTGCGCCACAGGTTCTGA
- a CDS encoding flavodoxin family protein, translating into MSIDQTRVAIVYHSGYGHTAKQAQAVARGAGSVEGVESLLISVDEIDQHWDTLEQVDGIIFGAPTYMGSASAQFKGFMDATSRNVFAKGGKWANKVAAGFTNAASRSGDKLATLQQISIFAAQHGMHWVNLGLPPGHNNSKSTEDSLNRHGFFLGAAAQSNADESADVVPPLADLRTAEQLGARVAEVAQQLAAGRRALATLKLAA; encoded by the coding sequence ATGAGCATCGATCAAACCCGCGTCGCCATCGTCTATCACAGCGGCTATGGCCACACCGCCAAGCAGGCCCAGGCTGTTGCGCGCGGCGCCGGCAGCGTGGAAGGCGTGGAAAGCCTGCTGATCAGCGTCGATGAGATCGACCAGCACTGGGATACGCTTGAGCAGGTCGACGGCATCATCTTCGGCGCGCCGACCTACATGGGCAGCGCCTCGGCCCAGTTCAAGGGCTTCATGGACGCAACCTCGCGCAATGTCTTTGCCAAGGGCGGCAAGTGGGCGAACAAGGTGGCGGCCGGATTTACCAATGCGGCATCGCGTTCGGGCGACAAGCTCGCCACGCTGCAGCAGATCTCGATTTTTGCCGCCCAGCACGGCATGCACTGGGTGAATCTGGGCCTGCCTCCGGGCCACAACAACTCCAAGTCGACCGAGGATTCGCTGAATCGCCACGGCTTCTTCCTCGGCGCTGCGGCGCAGTCCAACGCCGATGAGAGCGCCGACGTGGTGCCGCCGCTGGCAGACCTGCGTACCGCCGAGCAACTGGGCGCACGCGTTGCCGAAGTGGCACAGCAACTTGCCGCGGGCCGGCGCGCGCTCGCCACGCTGAAGCTAGCGGCCTGA
- a CDS encoding DUF799 domain-containing protein, which yields MMRRLLTYVASLGVVLLFAGCAVPNKQVDYAAFKASRPRSILVLPPLNESPDIKATYGMLSQATAPLAESGYYVLPVALVDETFRQNGLTVPGDIHATPVAKLRQIFGADAALYVTVAEYGSKYQVISSVTRVAASAKLVDLKTGDVLWNGTASAATDSSSSGGGLIGMLVNAAITQAINHSTDASYKVAATTSYRLLSAGQPGGILYGPRSPKYQSD from the coding sequence ATGATGCGCCGACTTCTGACCTATGTCGCGAGCCTGGGCGTCGTCCTGCTCTTCGCAGGCTGTGCCGTGCCGAACAAGCAGGTGGACTACGCCGCGTTCAAGGCAAGCCGGCCGCGTTCCATCCTGGTGTTACCGCCGCTGAACGAGTCGCCCGACATCAAGGCAACCTACGGCATGCTCTCGCAAGCGACTGCGCCGCTGGCGGAATCCGGCTACTACGTGCTGCCGGTGGCGCTGGTTGACGAGACGTTCCGCCAGAACGGCCTGACGGTCCCCGGCGACATCCATGCCACGCCGGTCGCCAAGCTGCGCCAGATCTTTGGTGCCGATGCCGCGTTGTACGTGACCGTGGCCGAGTATGGTTCGAAGTACCAGGTCATCAGCAGCGTGACCCGCGTGGCCGCAAGCGCCAAGCTCGTCGACCTGAAGACCGGCGACGTGCTGTGGAACGGCACGGCCTCGGCGGCGACCGACAGCTCCAGCAGCGGCGGCGGCCTGATCGGCATGCTGGTCAATGCGGCCATCACGCAGGCGATCAACCACTCCACAGACGCCAGCTACAAGGTCGCGGCGACAACGAGCTACCGCCTGCTGTCGGCCGGCCAGCCGGGCGGCATCCTGTACGGACCGCGCTCGCCGAAGTACCAGTCGGACTGA